The proteins below come from a single Orcinus orca chromosome 6, mOrcOrc1.1, whole genome shotgun sequence genomic window:
- the PTGES gene encoding prostaglandin E synthase, which yields MPPPGLELMSGRVLPAFLLCSTLLVIKMYVVAIITGQVRLRKKAFANPEDAQRHGGLQYCRSDPDVERCLRAHRNDMETIYPFLFLGFIYSFLGPDPFVAWVHFLVVFLGRMVHTVAYLGKLRAPTRSLAYTLAQLPCASMALQIVWEAARHL from the exons ATGCCTCCCCCCGGCCTGGAGCTGATGAGCGGCCGGGTGCTCCCGGCCTTCCTGCTCTGCAGCACGCTGCTAGTCATCAAGATGTACGTGGTGGCCATCATCACGGGCCAAGTGAGGCTTCGGAAGAAG GCTTTTGCTAACCCTGAGGATGCTCAGAGACACGGAGGCCTCCAGTATTGCCGGAGCGACCCAGATGTGGAACGTTGTCTCAG AGCCCACCGGAATGACATGGAGACCATCTACCCCTTCCTGTTCCTGGGCTTCATCTACTCCTTCTTGGGGCCTGACCCCTTCGTTGCCTGGGTGCACTTCCTGGTCGTCTTCCTGGGCCGCATGGTACACACCGTGGCCTACCTGGGGAAGCTGCGGGCGCCCACCCGCTCTCTGGCCTACACCCTGGCCCAGCTCCCCTGTGCCTCCATGGCCCTGCAGATCGTCTGGGAAGCAGCTCGCCACCTGTGA